Proteins from one Gimesia maris genomic window:
- a CDS encoding DUF502 domain-containing protein, whose product MSQHVKKSFGFLKTTAIGGLIFLLPLIVIGALVGQIVPIVLSIATFLSDYIPVKTPAGIAMLIGLALGIVLLLCFAAGLVARWSIGRSLSRLIEKNLILLFPRYAIYREQLKGSIGGDHNKPEMLPVLVRLDDMTRIAFEAERTDEKLVSVYMPGSPDPWSGWVVFMTPDRVERLDIPFSEALGICERMGRESLYLLEPSPVLKQK is encoded by the coding sequence ATGTCACAGCACGTTAAAAAAAGTTTCGGCTTCCTGAAAACCACCGCGATCGGGGGGCTGATTTTTCTATTGCCATTAATCGTGATCGGAGCGCTCGTCGGACAAATCGTGCCCATCGTGCTTTCCATCGCCACGTTCCTCTCCGATTACATTCCCGTCAAAACTCCTGCGGGCATCGCCATGCTGATTGGCCTCGCACTGGGCATCGTACTCCTGCTGTGCTTTGCCGCTGGCCTGGTAGCACGCTGGTCCATCGGGCGAAGTCTGTCACGATTGATCGAGAAGAATCTGATCCTGCTATTCCCCCGCTACGCTATCTACCGGGAACAGCTGAAAGGCAGTATCGGCGGCGATCATAATAAGCCGGAAATGCTGCCAGTCCTGGTGCGCCTGGATGACATGACCCGCATCGCCTTCGAAGCCGAACGCACCGACGAAAAACTCGTCTCCGTCTACATGCCCGGCTCCCCCGATCCCTGGTCCGGCTGGGTCGTCTTTATGACCCCTGATCGCGTCGAACGACTGGATATCCCGTTCTCCGAGGCGCTCGGAATCTGCGAACGCATGGGGCGTGAATCACTGTATCTGCTCGAACCCTCACCGGTTCTTAAACAAAAATAA
- a CDS encoding metallophosphoesterase, whose protein sequence is MPVHLPAQNRRQFLFTLGAGFVTCSTGLLAAEQKTQQSDIVYLLNDTHIGEKHPPKSPIPTHLREIVTELVELPQKPACVLINGDLALRDGQPGDYRHFASLIQPLQEAKIDTHLTLGNHDERDVFYEVMQEQRPSAPPVKSRHISVVQTKFANFFLLDSLHKTMVTQGTLGKEQRSWLANALDAHADKPAIIVTHHNPRLGGDPVHFPGGLTDSEELWELLVSRPQVKAYIHGHIHDRGNAQHKGIHILNTPATSYVANPDHSTTGWTIAQLTPTGVTLTTRTNIEDHAWNRQTKTLTWR, encoded by the coding sequence ATGCCCGTTCATCTGCCTGCACAAAATCGTCGTCAGTTCCTTTTCACGCTGGGTGCCGGCTTCGTCACCTGTTCTACCGGTCTACTGGCAGCAGAACAGAAAACACAGCAGTCCGACATTGTTTATCTCTTAAATGATACGCACATCGGCGAAAAGCATCCCCCAAAGTCTCCCATCCCCACGCATCTCCGGGAGATCGTCACTGAACTGGTGGAATTGCCGCAAAAACCTGCCTGCGTCCTGATCAACGGCGATCTTGCACTCCGTGATGGGCAACCCGGCGATTATCGACACTTTGCCAGTCTGATTCAGCCACTGCAGGAAGCGAAAATTGATACACATCTCACACTGGGAAATCACGACGAACGCGATGTCTTTTATGAAGTGATGCAGGAACAGAGACCCTCTGCCCCTCCTGTCAAATCACGACATATCTCCGTCGTGCAGACGAAGTTTGCTAACTTCTTCCTGCTCGATTCGCTTCACAAAACGATGGTCACTCAGGGGACGCTTGGGAAAGAACAGCGTTCCTGGCTGGCCAATGCACTTGATGCACACGCCGACAAACCGGCGATCATTGTCACCCACCACAACCCGCGACTGGGGGGAGACCCCGTCCACTTTCCCGGCGGACTGACCGATTCGGAAGAGCTCTGGGAATTACTGGTTTCGCGGCCGCAGGTCAAAGCCTATATCCACGGTCACATTCATGATCGCGGTAACGCCCAGCATAAAGGGATCCACATTCTCAACACACCCGCTACTTCCTATGTGGCCAACCCTGATCATTCCACAACAGGCTGGACTATAGCACAGCTCACACCAACCGGCGTCACACTGACAACGCGTACCAATATCGAAGACCATGCCTGGAACCGACAGACAAAAACACTCACCTGGCGCTGA